One segment of Acidimicrobiales bacterium DNA contains the following:
- a CDS encoding lysophospholipid acyltransferase family protein yields the protein MPVVPRPSFPWAAPTWPDGVELPPRDRSVGVDYDTAWSRRYGVRVARAALLDWLARPLVQALASPRVDGLDRIEHLDGPAIFAANHASHVDLPLVLSILPARFRHRTLVGAGADYFFDTRWKAALWSFTIAAIPIERQRVNRRSAEEAGQLLRRGWSMVIFPEGGRTPDGWARPFRPASAGYLATRSGLPVVPIYLEGTRRILARGSGTLRPGSTRVCVGRPLRPEPDEDARRFSGRIEAAVAALADETATDWWSARRRAAAGRTPSLGGPAIGAWRRAWALNGDRPVAVDRTSRRWPLRSSR from the coding sequence GTGCCCGTCGTCCCTCGACCGTCGTTCCCGTGGGCCGCACCGACGTGGCCCGACGGAGTGGAGCTGCCGCCCCGCGACCGCTCGGTGGGCGTCGACTACGACACCGCCTGGTCGCGCCGCTACGGCGTTCGGGTGGCCCGGGCAGCCCTGCTCGACTGGCTGGCGCGGCCCCTGGTCCAGGCGCTGGCTTCACCGCGCGTCGACGGCCTCGACCGCATCGAGCACCTCGACGGCCCCGCCATCTTCGCCGCTAACCACGCCAGCCACGTCGACCTGCCTCTGGTGCTGTCGATCCTCCCGGCGCGGTTCCGCCACCGGACGCTCGTCGGAGCGGGCGCCGACTATTTCTTCGACACCCGGTGGAAGGCCGCCCTCTGGTCGTTCACCATCGCCGCCATCCCCATCGAGCGCCAGCGCGTCAACCGGCGCTCCGCCGAAGAAGCGGGCCAGTTGCTGCGTCGAGGCTGGAGCATGGTGATCTTCCCCGAAGGGGGGCGCACTCCCGACGGCTGGGCGCGCCCCTTCCGACCAGCGTCGGCCGGCTACCTGGCGACGCGCTCGGGGCTGCCCGTGGTTCCCATCTATCTCGAGGGCACCCGCCGGATCCTCGCCCGGGGCAGCGGGACGCTGCGACCCGGCTCGACGCGGGTCTGCGTCGGACGTCCGCTGCGCCCCGAGCCCGACGAGGACGCCCGACGATTCTCTGGCCGCATCGAGGCCGCGGTGGCCGCGCTGGCCGACGAGACGGCCACCGACTGGTGGTCGGCCCGGCGTCGTGCCGCGGCCGGCCGGACACCCAGCCTCGGCGGTCCCGCCATCGGCGCCTGGCGGCGGGCCTGGGCGCTGAACGGTGATCGCCCGGTTGCGGTCGACCGGACCTCCCGGCGCTGGCCGCTACGCTCCAGTCGCTAG